In the genome of Triticum urartu cultivar G1812 chromosome 5, Tu2.1, whole genome shotgun sequence, one region contains:
- the LOC125509543 gene encoding uncharacterized protein LOC125509543 → MVDVEHRMAGMAPAAHAAGLRRLSTRAAAGPSSASASPRHGLYSFQGVASSVLSHLRASGVAVLPGLSEMELARAEAEMGFTFPPDLRAVLALGLPSGPGFPDWRSRAGLRAAFDLPVAAASLQIARGALWPRCWGKRPADSDRARRLARSAIRRAPLLVPLFDRCYLPCSPSLAGNPVFFVTDDRVLCCGLDVVHFFTRESSFQPMDISSPFAAMPSSGTSTPCTRRSLDAACGGQAPRWIEFWSDAASDRRRRDSSSSEASTASTSSSGCCSPPRRSTPRWVDNYLDKLGSVLKKGGWRDREVDEMVEVAASGMFDGEEAPPAADAEAVLDTLLLKTDRCSDSLRRAGWSSEDVSDALGLDLRRCKEPHRSAVRVPPEIAAKVQRLARTVARS, encoded by the coding sequence ATGGTGGATGTGGAGCACCGGATGGCGGGCATGGCCCCGGCGGCGCACGCGGCCGGCCTGCGCCGCCTGTCCACGCGCGCCGCGGCCGGCCCTTCCTCGGCGTCGGCGTCCCCGCGCCACGGGCTGTACTCCTTCCAGGGCGTGGCGTCGTCCGTGCTCTCGCACCTCCGGGCCTCCGGGGTGGCCGTCCTCCCGGGGCTTTCGGAGATGGAGCTCGCCCGCGCCGAGGCCGAGATGGGGTTCACCTTCCCGCCCGACCTCCGCGCCGTGCTGGCCCTCGGGCTGCCGTCGGGCCCCGGCTTCCCGGACTGGCGCTCCCGCGCGGGGCTCCGCGCCGCGTTCGACCTGCCCGTCGCGGCCGCGTCGCTCCAGATCGCGAGGGGCGCGCTGTGGCCGCGGTGCTGGGGGAAGAGGCCGGCCGACTCCGACCGCGCGAGGCGGCTCGCTCGCTCCGCCATACGGCGCGCGCCGCTGCTGGTGCCGCTCTTCGACCGCTGCTATCTGCCCTGCAGCCCCTCCCTCGCCGGGAACCCCGTGTTCTTCGTCACCGACGACCGCGTCCTCTGCTGCGGCCTCGACGTCGTCCACTTCTTCACCCGGGAGTCGTCCTTCCAGCCCATGGACATCTCCTCCCCGTTCGCGGCGATGCCCTCTTCCGGCACGAGCACGCCGTGCACGCGGCGCAGCCTCGACGCGGCCTGCGGCGGCCAGGCCCCACGCTGGATCGAGTTCTGGAGCGACGCCGCCTCCGACCGGCGCCGCCGCGACTCGTCGTCCTCCGAAGCCTCCACCGCATCCACATCCTCGTCAGGCTGCTGCTCGCCACCTCGGAGGTCGACGCCGCGCTGGGTCGACAACTACCTGGACAAGCTCGGATCGGTGCTCAAGAAAGGTGGCTGGCGGGACAGGGAGGTGGACGAGATGGTGGAGGTGGCCGCGTCCGGGATGTTCGACGGCGAGGAGGCTCCGCCAGCCGCCGACGCGGAGGCCGTGCTCGACACACTGCTGCTCAAGACAGACCGGTGCTCAGACTCGCTCAGGCGGGCCGGGTGGAGCTCCGAGGACGTGTCGGACGCGCTGGGGCTGGACCTCCGGCGGTGCAAGGAGCCGCACCGGTCGGCCGTGCGAGTGCCCCCAGAGATCGCCGCCAAGGTCCAGCGCCTCGCGCGGACGGTGGCGCGGTCGTGA